Proteins encoded by one window of Lathyrus oleraceus cultivar Zhongwan6 chromosome 1, CAAS_Psat_ZW6_1.0, whole genome shotgun sequence:
- the LOC127087645 gene encoding uncharacterized protein LOC127087645 has translation MAPYEALYGRKCRTHLCWTEVGEERILGPEIIQETTEKIRMVRDKIKKAQDIQKRYADNRGRLFKFNEDGHVLLKVTQRLRLKGLFKSWKLSPRYIGPYQIIERIGEVAYRLTLPPSLSEMHDVFHVSQLRKFIPDSLQPILPYSVEVEAYLTFEPQPSRILGQETRVLRNNDIPLVKVRWDGSHSSDATWELESEMREVYPHLFQWQMVATCLYPIPTNLVLLHFLYVSEKLVEKRRKKASGEKK, from the exons ATGGCCCCTTATGAAGCCTTGTATGGACGGAAATGTAGAACACATTTGTGTTGGACAGAAGTTGGTGAAGAAAGAATTTTAGGACCGGAGATTATTCAAGAAACTACAGAAAAGATAAGGATGGTTCGTGATAAGATAAAGAAAGCACAAGATATCCAAAAGAGATACGCAGATAATCGAGGAAGACTATTCAAATTTAATGAAGATGGTCATGTATTGTTAAAGGTGACCCAGAGATTGAGACTGAAGGGACTGTTTAAGTCATGGAAGTTAAGTCCGAGATACATAGGACCATACCAGATTATAGAGAGGATTGGTGAAGTAGCTTACAGATTAACCTTACCACCTTCTTTATCAGAgatgcatgatgtttttcatgtaTCTCAACTTCGAAAGTTCATTCCAGATTCTCTCCAGCCTATTCTTCCATATTCAGTGGAAGTAGAAGCATACCTAACCTTCGAACCTCAACCAAGTCGTATTTTAGGACAGGAAACTAGGGTATTGAGAAATAACGATATCCCTCTTGTTAAGGTTCGGTGGGATGGATCACATTCGAGCGATGCTACCTGGGAACTAGAGTCTGAAATGCGAGAAGTTTACCCTCATCTCTTCCAG TGGCAAATGGTGGCCACATGTTTATATCCAATACCCACCAACCTTGTACTACTCCATTTTCTCTATGTATCAGAAAAGCTAGTGGAGAAAAGAAGGAAGAAAGCTAGTGGAGAGAAGAAGTAA